From Spartinivicinus poritis, a single genomic window includes:
- a CDS encoding uracil-DNA glycosylase family protein — translation MPKLIQLVEQVTACRRCEEELPLGPNPVLRVSETARLMIIGQAPGTKVHNTSIPWNDPSGDRLRSWLAMDRDTFYDVEKIAIMPMGFCYPGKGKSGDLPPRPECAPTWHHPLLQLMPEIRLTLLIGQYAQRYYLQDNYKTLTERVKNWQQCLPDLFPLPHPSPRNTLWLRKNPWFEEEVVPSLREQVQKVFCS, via the coding sequence ATGCCTAAGCTTATTCAGCTGGTTGAACAAGTAACTGCTTGTCGACGCTGTGAGGAAGAGCTGCCCTTAGGGCCTAATCCAGTCCTAAGGGTAAGTGAAACTGCCAGGCTGATGATAATTGGCCAAGCACCAGGGACTAAAGTCCATAATACGTCAATTCCTTGGAATGATCCTAGTGGTGATCGATTACGGAGCTGGTTAGCGATGGATCGAGACACCTTTTATGATGTAGAAAAAATCGCCATCATGCCAATGGGGTTTTGTTACCCAGGAAAGGGAAAAAGTGGTGATTTACCACCCAGACCTGAATGTGCACCAACCTGGCATCATCCATTATTACAGCTAATGCCAGAGATTCGGTTAACCCTATTAATTGGCCAATACGCCCAACGATATTATTTACAGGATAACTATAAAACCCTAACAGAACGGGTAAAAAACTGGCAGCAATGTTTACCCGACCTGTTTCCATTACCTCATCCCTCACCCAGAAATACTTTATGGCTAAGGAAAAACCCATGGTTTGAGGAAGAGGTAGTACCCAGTCTGCGTGAGCAAGTGCAAAAGGTTTTTTGCAGCTAA
- a CDS encoding peptide deformylase has product MCIKKKAFQVAVIMTTVSASACSNMQAAKTADTAVNINNFTYTGGVLRETAATVAINSEETETIANRLLTEVKKGNHAVGLAAPQIGISKRIFVFQIPKNIPDKLKDKNIESIPWTVAINPEYTPVDNDVHEMAEGCFSVPHFYGTKVPRYKKVHYSYTTLAGDKVEGIATGFFAQVLQHETDHLNGKLYIDLVKNKDTLKLLKDLPKKTVKTSTDKAG; this is encoded by the coding sequence ATGTGTATTAAAAAGAAAGCTTTTCAAGTTGCTGTTATAATGACTACGGTGTCTGCCTCTGCTTGCTCAAATATGCAGGCAGCAAAAACAGCTGATACAGCAGTCAATATTAATAACTTCACTTACACGGGGGGTGTCTTGCGAGAAACAGCGGCTACGGTTGCTATTAATTCTGAAGAAACTGAGACCATTGCTAATCGCTTATTGACAGAAGTAAAAAAGGGCAACCATGCGGTTGGTTTGGCAGCGCCACAAATTGGTATTAGCAAACGAATTTTTGTTTTTCAAATCCCTAAGAATATTCCTGACAAGTTAAAGGATAAAAATATTGAGAGTATTCCCTGGACAGTTGCAATAAACCCTGAATATACGCCTGTTGATAATGATGTACATGAAATGGCTGAAGGGTGTTTTTCTGTCCCTCACTTTTATGGTACTAAGGTACCTCGCTATAAAAAAGTACATTATAGTTATACTACGTTGGCTGGCGATAAAGTAGAAGGCATTGCAACCGGATTTTTTGCCCAGGTGCTTCAGCACGAAACCGATCACCTAAATGGCAAGTTGTATATTGATTTGGTTAAAAATAAAGACACCTTGAAACTGCTGAAAGATCTCCCCAAAAAAACGGTTAAAACAAGTACGGACAAAGCGGGTTAA
- a CDS encoding cyclase family protein — protein MTEKASHPTTWINQLLERQQIDLSHPIDSNIPLWPGDPQVEFSLVADYLAEGYFLRSFSMGEHSGTHVNSALSFTEQAADIASMNRSHWLVPAVCIDISESVKLEETYQLTVGDILRWEQHHRPISEGEVVLVLTGWSEYWLDPEKYFNIVEEIAQFPSISQQAVEFLIHQRNITGVGIDTHGLDSPHDNHFGINQALLSNQRLAVENLTNLNQLPATDIMLMIGLLKLVGGSGSPVAVTAIF, from the coding sequence GTGACTGAAAAAGCATCTCATCCTACTACATGGATTAACCAACTACTTGAGCGCCAACAAATTGATTTAAGTCATCCCATTGATTCCAATATTCCTCTGTGGCCCGGTGATCCTCAGGTTGAGTTTAGCCTGGTGGCTGACTACTTAGCAGAAGGCTATTTTTTACGAAGCTTTTCCATGGGTGAACACAGTGGAACACATGTAAATTCAGCACTGAGTTTCACGGAACAAGCAGCAGATATCGCTTCAATGAATCGCAGTCACTGGTTAGTACCTGCCGTTTGTATTGATATCAGTGAGTCAGTAAAGCTGGAGGAAACTTATCAACTAACCGTTGGCGATATTTTACGCTGGGAGCAGCACCATCGCCCTATTAGTGAAGGAGAGGTTGTATTGGTTTTGACGGGTTGGTCGGAGTATTGGTTGGACCCCGAAAAATATTTTAATATTGTTGAAGAAATTGCGCAGTTTCCCAGCATTTCGCAGCAGGCCGTCGAATTTTTAATCCATCAACGAAATATAACAGGCGTAGGAATTGATACTCATGGACTAGATTCTCCTCATGATAACCACTTTGGAATTAACCAGGCTTTGTTGTCTAATCAAAGGCTTGCAGTGGAAAATCTGACCAACCTAAATCAATTACCCGCTACTGACATTATGCTCATGATTGGACTATTAAAATTAGTGGGTGGTAGTGGCAGTCCAGTTGCAGTAACGGCGATATTTTGA
- a CDS encoding SMI1/KNR4 family protein, with protein sequence MTTSVEEQWRRIESWFKQNEPAFLASLGAGASNTAINELQSAIGLNLPEDYKAFLAIHDGEGSLSCDPGSIEAKQEDEVPLVCGIMPFHGDLLPTEEIVAYRNQLIVCVEDLEDDQALQQLAEQCPEVQPVFYDSNWIPIAADPGLYEVFIDLNPTSTGKPGQVFIDSKEPLCRELLASSFNDLLKKYADGLEQGIYQIVKEDDILSVVKKHK encoded by the coding sequence ATGACAACATCTGTTGAGGAACAATGGCGGCGCATTGAAAGCTGGTTTAAACAAAATGAACCGGCTTTTCTGGCAAGCCTGGGAGCAGGGGCCAGTAATACGGCAATTAACGAGCTGCAATCAGCCATTGGCTTGAATTTGCCAGAAGACTATAAAGCTTTTTTAGCTATTCATGATGGAGAAGGCAGCTTAAGCTGTGATCCTGGCTCAATAGAAGCGAAGCAAGAAGATGAGGTGCCATTAGTCTGTGGCATTATGCCATTTCATGGTGATTTATTACCCACAGAAGAAATAGTCGCTTACCGTAATCAATTGATAGTTTGTGTTGAAGATCTGGAAGATGATCAGGCTTTACAACAATTGGCTGAACAATGCCCAGAAGTACAACCTGTATTTTATGATTCTAACTGGATTCCCATTGCTGCCGACCCAGGTCTTTATGAGGTGTTTATTGACCTAAACCCAACTTCCACCGGGAAACCTGGACAAGTGTTTATTGACAGCAAAGAGCCGCTATGTCGTGAGCTGTTGGCCAGCTCATTTAATGACTTATTAAAAAAATACGCTGATGGTTTAGAGCAGGGGATATATCAGATTGTTAAAGAAGATGATATTTTAAGCGTGGTAAAAAAACATAAATAA
- a CDS encoding ROK family protein: MHYGFDIGGTKISFAVFDQQFHQIAYQRLATPSRFSDLLDLIEGLVNQHDSQYGQRGTIGIGAPGCTDGEHWYAANAPAVNQQPFKQQLQLRIKRPLVVTNDANCFGIAEAVAIAPEHNKTIFAVILGTGVGGSLIVNGHLIEGKHGLTGEWGHQPLPLLGCSAAVKQLNLPELNCNCGRIGCIDTYISGTGLQNLASFFTGQTLSAEAVVAAWQQGDSAATQVVECYIECLAASLAMIINFIDPDTIILGGGLSQVAEFYPAVIANWQKYTLISNPSTQLQASQFGADSGVRGAAYLGSRL; the protein is encoded by the coding sequence ATGCACTACGGGTTTGATATTGGTGGTACCAAAATAAGTTTTGCGGTATTTGATCAACAATTTCACCAGATTGCTTATCAACGTTTAGCAACACCTTCCAGGTTTTCTGATTTATTGGATTTAATTGAAGGCCTGGTTAATCAGCATGACTCTCAATATGGCCAAAGAGGAACAATCGGGATTGGAGCGCCAGGCTGTACAGATGGTGAACATTGGTATGCAGCCAATGCTCCAGCAGTTAATCAGCAGCCATTTAAACAGCAGTTGCAATTACGAATCAAGCGGCCTTTAGTGGTGACCAATGATGCTAATTGCTTTGGAATTGCTGAGGCAGTAGCAATAGCCCCTGAACATAATAAAACAATTTTTGCTGTGATTTTAGGCACTGGGGTAGGTGGAAGCCTGATTGTTAATGGCCACTTAATTGAAGGCAAGCATGGACTGACTGGTGAATGGGGTCATCAGCCGCTGCCATTACTTGGTTGCTCTGCTGCTGTTAAACAGCTTAATTTACCAGAATTAAACTGTAATTGTGGGCGTATAGGCTGTATTGACACCTATATTTCAGGTACAGGCCTACAAAATTTAGCCAGTTTTTTTACAGGTCAAACCTTGTCAGCTGAAGCGGTTGTTGCTGCTTGGCAGCAGGGTGATTCAGCTGCTACCCAAGTGGTTGAGTGTTATATCGAATGTTTAGCTGCCAGCTTGGCAATGATAATTAATTTTATCGACCCAGATACGATCATCTTAGGGGGAGGCCTATCACAAGTAGCTGAATTTTATCCTGCCGTTATTGCAAACTGGCAAAAGTATACCCTGATTAGTAACCCTTCCACCCAATTACAGGCAAGTCAATTTGGAGCCGATAGTGGTGTTAGAGGCGCTGCCTACTTGGGTAGCAGGCTTTAG
- the nagA gene encoding N-acetylglucosamine-6-phosphate deacetylase: MSEYALISPQLFDGEQWYEDYALWIANTKIKAVLPIAKLPTELARFTYEGIMAPGFVDLQVNGGGGVLFNNEPTLEALEKMLVAHCQHGTTMMLPTLITAPWELMKEAVAVVNEAIALNMPGILGIHLEGPFLNPQRKGAHQPALMCQLATGVVSQLPKLVSGTMLMTLAPELTDEWVIKQLIAEGFILFAGHSNATEQQANVGFNAGITGVTHLYNAMSPMTTREPGLVGAALTNDQVWVDIIADGYHIHPANMQLAIKCKPPGKVFLVTDAMATVGAEDCHWFMLDGERIEVSDGRCVNQQGVLAGAHLGMNQAVKNILQMTDLPLDEALRMASLYPATAIKQEKQLGQLKPGFRACVTVLDKALDVLATVSDGVIFPNTAK, from the coding sequence ATGAGTGAATATGCCTTAATATCTCCTCAATTATTTGATGGTGAACAATGGTATGAAGATTATGCGCTCTGGATAGCGAATACCAAAATAAAAGCGGTATTGCCTATAGCTAAGCTGCCCACTGAGCTGGCTCGCTTTACTTATGAAGGCATTATGGCGCCAGGGTTTGTTGACTTGCAGGTGAACGGTGGTGGTGGGGTATTATTTAATAATGAGCCTACTCTGGAAGCTTTAGAGAAAATGCTGGTAGCGCACTGTCAGCATGGTACTACAATGATGCTCCCAACATTGATTACAGCCCCTTGGGAGTTAATGAAAGAGGCAGTAGCTGTAGTCAATGAAGCCATTGCACTCAATATGCCGGGTATCCTAGGCATTCACTTAGAAGGGCCATTTTTAAACCCCCAACGAAAAGGTGCCCATCAACCAGCTTTAATGTGTCAATTGGCTACAGGTGTTGTCAGTCAGCTACCAAAATTAGTCAGTGGTACTATGTTAATGACATTGGCCCCTGAGCTGACTGATGAATGGGTTATTAAGCAGCTGATTGCTGAAGGGTTTATTTTATTTGCTGGCCATTCTAATGCAACAGAGCAACAAGCAAATGTGGGTTTTAATGCAGGTATAACTGGTGTTACCCATCTTTATAATGCTATGTCACCTATGACAACTCGGGAGCCTGGCTTGGTGGGTGCTGCATTAACCAATGATCAGGTTTGGGTGGATATTATAGCTGATGGTTATCATATTCACCCAGCCAATATGCAGTTGGCCATTAAGTGCAAGCCACCTGGTAAAGTATTTTTAGTGACGGATGCAATGGCGACTGTAGGGGCTGAAGATTGTCACTGGTTTATGTTAGATGGTGAACGAATAGAAGTCAGCGATGGACGTTGTGTTAACCAACAAGGGGTGTTGGCAGGTGCCCATTTGGGTATGAATCAGGCTGTAAAGAATATACTTCAGATGACAGACTTACCGTTGGATGAGGCACTGCGGATGGCTTCTTTATATCCGGCAACTGCTATTAAACAAGAAAAGCAATTAGGCCAATTAAAACCTGGTTTTCGTGCTTGCGTAACAGTGCTTGATAAAGCACTGGACGTATTAGCCACGGTAAGTGATGGGGTGATCTTTCCAAACACCGCCAAGTAA
- the nagB gene encoding glucosamine-6-phosphate deaminase, with protein MEVIILPTAEQVACYGANVCEALIKTKPTAVLGLATGSTPLALYKEIIKCYRQQHLSFSQITTFNLDEYVGVSASHNQSYHYYMKTQLFDFIDIDPANTHIPHGDAVDVQQEAIRYEQLIHEKGGIDLQLLGIGRNGHIGFNEPTSSLNSITRVKALTNATKADNQRFFRSGEYQPTHAITMGIKTIMQARQVLLLATGTNKAQAVKAMIEGPVCAMCPASCLQLHQYATIVLDQQAASELIMQDYYQFAKQACDTLFTQSGEGYTTSYE; from the coding sequence ATGGAAGTCATAATTTTACCAACAGCTGAGCAGGTAGCCTGTTATGGGGCTAATGTATGTGAGGCATTAATTAAAACAAAACCTACCGCTGTGTTGGGGCTAGCAACAGGAAGTACGCCTCTTGCTTTATATAAAGAAATAATTAAATGCTATCGGCAGCAGCACTTATCATTTTCTCAAATAACAACCTTTAATTTAGATGAGTATGTTGGGGTTTCAGCTAGCCATAACCAAAGCTATCATTATTATATGAAGACCCAGTTATTTGATTTTATCGATATTGATCCTGCTAATACCCATATACCCCATGGTGATGCAGTTGATGTGCAGCAAGAAGCAATCCGCTACGAGCAACTGATCCATGAAAAAGGAGGGATTGACTTACAATTGTTAGGTATAGGCAGGAATGGTCATATTGGTTTTAATGAACCTACATCCAGTTTGAATTCCATTACTCGAGTGAAAGCACTTACCAATGCTACCAAAGCAGATAACCAGCGCTTTTTTCGTTCAGGGGAATACCAACCAACCCATGCTATTACCATGGGTATTAAAACCATAATGCAAGCCAGGCAAGTATTGTTGTTAGCGACTGGAACCAATAAGGCGCAGGCTGTGAAAGCTATGATTGAGGGACCTGTATGTGCAATGTGTCCTGCATCTTGTTTGCAGCTACACCAATATGCGACCATTGTTTTAGATCAACAAGCTGCTAGTGAACTCATAATGCAAGACTATTACCAATTTGCTAAACAAGCCTGTGATACCCTTTTCACTCAATCAGGAGAGGGTTACACAACAAGTTATGAGTGA
- a CDS encoding ABC transporter ATP-binding protein, producing MSTIQLKNISKAYNRISVMDNIELAIDEGEFVAFVGPSGCGKSTLLRMIAGLEQQTTGKILIDNKDVSHLPPAKRGIGMVFQTYALYPHLTVFNNMALALKQAKLSKLDIQQRVDDAAKVLRLEQYLKRKPAELSGGQRQRVAIGRAMVRKPKVFLLDEPLSNLDAALRTEVRLELAKLHRQLSSTMIYVTHDQVEAMTLADRIVVLNEGKIEQVGDPLTLYHHPVNQFVAEFIGSPKINLLPAELSTSGQQITLSSALFKSIRWPWQPNTAVTTVKLGIRPEDVEVTTNHKQATMVGKIIMKESLGCDSYIYVSLSHDYNMIVRVTADQPCFVGQSIGLVLNLSRAHLFAENGRSLKTSVKEQLKQSISVKKDAAAKDESAQIA from the coding sequence ATGTCTACTATTCAGCTGAAAAATATTAGTAAAGCCTATAACCGCATTTCTGTTATGGACAATATTGAGTTGGCCATTGATGAAGGCGAGTTTGTTGCTTTTGTTGGGCCATCTGGCTGTGGTAAGTCTACCTTATTAAGAATGATTGCAGGTTTGGAGCAGCAGACGACAGGTAAAATTCTTATTGATAATAAAGATGTCAGTCATTTGCCTCCTGCTAAACGAGGGATAGGCATGGTATTTCAGACCTATGCATTATACCCTCACTTAACCGTTTTTAATAATATGGCGCTTGCATTAAAACAAGCAAAATTAAGTAAGCTTGATATACAACAACGAGTTGATGATGCTGCGAAAGTATTAAGGCTAGAGCAATATTTAAAACGAAAACCTGCTGAGTTGTCTGGCGGTCAGCGACAACGAGTGGCTATAGGGCGGGCAATGGTGCGAAAGCCAAAAGTGTTTTTATTAGATGAACCGCTTTCTAATTTGGATGCTGCTTTACGTACTGAAGTGCGGCTGGAACTTGCAAAGCTTCATCGGCAACTATCATCAACAATGATTTATGTTACCCATGATCAGGTAGAGGCGATGACGCTTGCTGATCGAATTGTGGTGCTAAATGAAGGTAAAATAGAACAAGTAGGCGATCCGCTTACTTTATATCACCACCCAGTAAATCAGTTTGTTGCGGAATTTATTGGTTCGCCGAAAATAAATTTATTACCCGCTGAGCTATCGACTAGTGGTCAGCAAATAACACTTTCTTCAGCTTTATTTAAATCAATAAGATGGCCTTGGCAACCAAATACAGCCGTTACTACAGTAAAACTGGGAATCAGACCTGAGGATGTAGAAGTGACAACCAACCATAAACAGGCAACGATGGTTGGAAAAATAATCATGAAAGAGTCTCTTGGGTGTGATAGTTATATTTATGTTAGTTTGTCTCATGATTATAATATGATTGTGCGAGTGACTGCTGATCAGCCTTGTTTTGTAGGGCAGTCTATAGGGTTAGTTTTAAACTTATCACGTGCTCATTTATTTGCTGAAAATGGGCGCTCACTAAAAACATCAGTTAAAGAACAGCTAAAACAATCTATTTCCGTTAAAAAAGACGCAGCAGCAAAGGATGAGTCTGCTCAAATTGCTTGA
- a CDS encoding carbohydrate ABC transporter permease, producing the protein MLLPTQESFSLVGYQTVLEQGDFIGYFSNSIIVTVLALFFVLLLGAMAAYALAEYKFKGNTLLGLYLAIGIMIPIRLGTVGILDFVVDVGIENTLFALICVYIAQGLPLSVFILTEFMRQLSSDLKDAARVDGLSEYAIFFRIVLPLIRPALATVAVFTMIPIWNDLWFPLILAPGDEVKTVTLGTQQFIGQFVTNWNAVLSALSLALVPVLILYIIFSKQLIRGITSGAVK; encoded by the coding sequence ATGCTCTTGCCCACCCAGGAAAGTTTCTCTTTAGTGGGTTATCAGACAGTATTAGAACAGGGAGATTTTATTGGTTATTTTTCTAATAGTATTATTGTCACTGTCTTAGCGCTGTTTTTTGTATTGCTGTTAGGAGCTATGGCGGCTTATGCATTAGCAGAGTACAAATTTAAAGGGAATACTTTGCTTGGACTTTATCTGGCTATTGGTATTATGATCCCCATCCGTTTAGGTACTGTTGGTATTTTAGATTTTGTTGTAGATGTTGGTATAGAAAACACATTATTTGCTTTAATTTGTGTGTATATCGCGCAAGGGTTGCCACTTTCTGTATTTATTTTAACGGAGTTTATGAGGCAGTTATCGTCAGACTTAAAAGATGCTGCGCGGGTTGATGGGTTAAGTGAATATGCAATCTTTTTCCGTATTGTATTGCCATTAATAAGACCTGCTTTAGCCACTGTAGCCGTATTTACCATGATACCTATTTGGAATGATTTATGGTTTCCACTTATTTTAGCACCTGGCGATGAGGTTAAAACGGTAACATTGGGTACCCAGCAGTTTATTGGACAGTTTGTAACAAATTGGAATGCGGTTTTATCTGCGTTGAGCTTGGCATTGGTGCCAGTATTGATACTGTATATTATTTTTTCAAAGCAGTTAATCAGGGGAATAACATCGGGAGCAGTAAAATAA
- a CDS encoding carbohydrate ABC transporter permease, producing the protein MLSNQLNKRWHIPFFIAPALVIYSLFMIYSLIESLKLSFFQTNSQEEMQFVGLANYFQLFFDATWSEQFWNAFANNGYFFLVHMLVQNPIGLMIAALLSIRWLPGRSFYRTAIFLPALLSFVLVGFIWKLVLSPLWGVSEGLLSVIGLGDWYAPWLGLENSALTTIALVSVWQFVGIPMMLIYASLLSIPEEIIEAARCDGLNAWAIFWKIKLPLILPTLGIVTILTFVGNFNAFDLVYVSQGALAGPDYSTDILGTFLYRTFFGHQLQLGNPSMGATIASTMFFIILCGVCLYLFFIQRKLTRYEL; encoded by the coding sequence ATGTTAAGCAATCAATTAAACAAGCGTTGGCATATTCCTTTTTTTATTGCACCTGCATTGGTTATTTATAGCTTGTTTATGATTTATTCACTGATAGAGAGCTTAAAGCTAAGTTTCTTTCAAACAAACAGCCAGGAAGAAATGCAGTTTGTTGGGCTGGCGAACTACTTTCAACTATTTTTTGACGCGACCTGGTCAGAGCAGTTCTGGAATGCCTTTGCTAACAATGGTTATTTTTTTCTCGTACATATGCTGGTGCAAAATCCTATAGGTTTAATGATAGCAGCTTTGTTAAGTATTCGTTGGTTGCCAGGGCGTAGCTTTTATCGAACGGCTATCTTTTTACCCGCATTGTTATCTTTTGTGTTAGTAGGGTTTATATGGAAACTGGTATTAAGCCCATTATGGGGGGTATCAGAGGGTTTGCTATCTGTCATAGGTTTAGGTGACTGGTATGCACCTTGGTTAGGGCTTGAAAACTCGGCACTTACAACAATAGCATTGGTATCAGTGTGGCAATTTGTTGGTATTCCCATGATGCTAATTTATGCTTCCTTATTAAGTATACCTGAGGAAATTATTGAAGCAGCTCGTTGCGATGGTTTAAATGCCTGGGCCATTTTTTGGAAAATTAAATTACCATTGATTTTGCCAACATTAGGTATTGTGACAATTTTGACCTTTGTTGGTAATTTTAATGCGTTTGATCTTGTTTATGTTTCTCAAGGAGCACTTGCAGGACCAGACTATTCAACAGACATCTTAGGTACCTTTTTATATCGTACTTTTTTTGGTCATCAGCTGCAGTTAGGTAACCCCTCAATGGGAGCAACTATCGCTTCAACGATGTTTTTTATTATTTTATGCGGAGTTTGCCTTTACTTATTTTTTATTCAACGAAAGCTGACTCGATATGAGTTATAG
- a CDS encoding ABC transporter substrate-binding protein, with protein MKTTIKDTLRSLFCLGTILPFTCTAATTLTIESWRSDDRVIWQQQIIPAFEKKHPNIKLKFSPTSPAEYNAALNARLESDTAGDLITCRPFDTSLRLYQKGKLVKLDDVSTLTNFSTMAKLAWQTDDGKDTFCIPVASVIHGFIYNKQVFNELKLQEPTTEAEFLATLEKIKDQGDYIPLAMGTADQWEAATMGLQNIGPNYWQGETGRKALINGTQKLSDTPYVNALTALSKWQPYLAKGYQAQTYSDSQTQFSLGRAAIYPAGSWEIGFFSKEVDFELGAFKPPVPTKGDICYISDHTDIGMGINSKSKHIKAAKVFINWLGSKEFAELYSNALPGFFSLSNHQILLNNPLAKTFIGWRSKCRSTIRNSYQILSRGTPNLETQLWSVSANILNKTEQPGKAAKKLQKGLDSWYKPKLAKAEEKMQ; from the coding sequence ATGAAAACTACAATTAAAGATACCCTTAGGTCATTGTTTTGCTTAGGTACCATCCTCCCCTTTACTTGCACAGCAGCTACCACATTAACAATTGAGAGCTGGCGGTCAGATGATCGAGTCATCTGGCAGCAGCAGATTATACCTGCATTTGAAAAAAAACACCCTAATATCAAGCTTAAGTTTTCACCTACGTCTCCTGCCGAATACAATGCAGCACTAAACGCACGGCTTGAGTCGGATACTGCTGGTGATTTAATCACTTGTAGGCCATTTGATACAAGCCTACGTTTATACCAAAAAGGCAAACTAGTTAAATTAGACGATGTATCTACACTGACTAATTTTTCAACGATGGCTAAGTTGGCCTGGCAAACGGATGACGGAAAGGATACCTTTTGCATACCTGTTGCGTCGGTTATTCACGGTTTTATTTATAATAAGCAGGTTTTTAATGAGCTGAAACTACAAGAACCTACAACAGAAGCCGAGTTTCTTGCAACATTAGAAAAAATAAAAGACCAAGGTGATTACATCCCTTTAGCAATGGGAACAGCTGATCAATGGGAAGCTGCGACAATGGGGTTACAGAATATTGGGCCTAACTATTGGCAGGGAGAAACAGGCAGAAAAGCATTGATTAATGGTACTCAAAAGCTTTCAGATACTCCTTATGTTAATGCATTAACTGCTTTAAGTAAGTGGCAGCCATATTTGGCGAAAGGCTATCAAGCTCAAACTTATTCAGATAGCCAAACACAGTTTAGTTTAGGGCGAGCTGCTATTTATCCTGCTGGCTCTTGGGAAATTGGTTTCTTTAGTAAAGAAGTGGATTTTGAGTTAGGAGCATTTAAACCACCTGTGCCGACTAAAGGTGATATTTGCTATATAAGTGATCACACTGATATAGGGATGGGCATTAATAGTAAAAGTAAACATATAAAAGCAGCAAAAGTGTTTATAAATTGGTTGGGTAGTAAAGAGTTCGCTGAGCTTTACTCAAATGCTCTGCCGGGTTTTTTTAGCTTATCAAACCACCAGATTTTGTTAAACAATCCACTTGCTAAAACATTTATTGGATGGCGGAGTAAATGCCGGTCAACAATTAGAAACTCCTATCAAATTTTATCAAGAGGTACGCCTAATCTTGAAACTCAATTGTGGTCAGTAAGCGCTAATATACTTAATAAAACAGAGCAGCCTGGAAAGGCAGCAAAGAAATTACAAAAAGGGTTGGATAGTTGGTATAAACCAAAATTAGCGAAAGCTGAAGAAAAGATGCAATAG
- a CDS encoding GntR family transcriptional regulator, with protein MTVSLQEIQLNTDNSTPLYRQLYQQIRELVEKGKWPAETALPPERDLATNLGISRITVRKAMAALANDRLIYKRQGAGSFVRGMIHGSYGVLSNFSDDMRSKGLTPSSTTLEADTLMASPEIALTLGLTPGSMVSKLVRLRFGDDEPFAYEETIVPQQLLDDPKALDGSLYNYLRENGHEPVRGLQRIRAIAVNDTIAQHLKIEPGLPIFFITRTAFNNQGTPVEFTKSYYRADVFDFVAELKGLN; from the coding sequence ATGACTGTATCGCTACAGGAAATTCAACTTAATACAGATAATAGCACCCCTCTGTATCGGCAGCTTTATCAACAAATTCGTGAGTTAGTTGAAAAAGGCAAATGGCCGGCTGAAACAGCTCTACCGCCAGAAAGAGACCTTGCAACCAACCTGGGAATTTCTCGCATTACTGTCAGGAAAGCAATGGCCGCCCTGGCAAACGACCGTTTGATCTACAAACGTCAAGGCGCGGGAAGCTTTGTAAGAGGTATGATTCATGGCAGCTATGGTGTACTCAGTAACTTTTCTGATGATATGCGCTCTAAAGGGCTGACACCATCTTCTACCACACTTGAAGCAGATACTTTGATGGCTTCTCCAGAAATTGCCCTCACATTAGGACTTACCCCCGGCAGCATGGTTTCTAAATTGGTAAGGCTGCGGTTTGGAGATGATGAGCCTTTTGCTTATGAGGAGACTATTGTTCCCCAACAATTACTTGATGACCCAAAAGCACTGGATGGTTCTTTATATAACTACCTGCGTGAAAATGGTCATGAACCAGTTAGAGGTTTGCAAAGAATACGTGCTATTGCTGTCAATGATACTATTGCACAACATCTTAAAATTGAGCCTGGACTGCCAATATTTTTTATTACACGAACTGCTTTTAACAACCAAGGCACACCCGTGGAGTTTACAAAATCATACTATCGCGCTGACGTTTTTGACTTTGTTGCAGAACTAAAAGGTCTCAATTAG